The genomic stretch CGGTCGATCGATCGCGAGAAAATCTCGTGCGGAGGACGGACTAGCGGCGGCGAACCGCGAAGATGCCACCCAGCGCGAGGAGCACCAGAGCGCTCGGCTCCGGAATCACGTTCGCGCCGATGATGATCTTGTACGCCCAGTCCTCAGTGTGCGGCAGATCGGTGTCGTCGTCGATACCGTCGAAGACGGTCGGCGTTACCCGGGCCACGCCCGCGTCGTTGTAACCGCTGATACCAAGGTAGTAGCGGCCCGGACCGGGGAGGTCCGTCTGGATCGACGGCATGAAACCGATGTTGCTGTCATCATCGAAAGCGTAGATGTTGCCCGCGGCATCGATGATCATCATCTGGCCATCGGTGCTCGTCGTGCTCATCGGCAAGGCGTAGGCGGCCGCGACGACATGGGCCGGACCTTCAATGTCGAAGGCGTACCAGTCGACGTCACCGGGGCTGAGATAACCATCGATAAGCAGAGAACCACCGGGAATCATGAACTGACCCACGTAGTTGTTCGCATCCGCGGTTGCGACACTGTCGTTCGGCTCGACCTCGTTCCAGACGCCGCCAATTTGGGCGAGCGCCGGCGATACCAGCAGCGCCATGCTGCAGATCGCAGTACCTCTCCAGAAGTGCTTCATCCTCTGACTCCTTTCCGTCGGCCCTAAGGCCGCACTCATTCCGATACCAGCGCGATGCCCCGAAACGGGGCAACCTCCACGCGGCGCGGTTTGCGCGCCTCGGTCCTTTTCACCACCATCGGAGAGTCTACCCGCACCGCCTATCTCTTTTCAACCCAAAGATGGGTGACCGGAGGGTAAAAAACCTGTGAGTTATGTGAGTTATTCGAAACCGTTCCCAGGAGTTCCCAACCATGGAAACGGTTACGGCATGCGCCCTGCCGGGATAAAAAAAGAACCCGCGACGCCTCTGGAAAAGCATCGCGGGGTGAGGGAAACCATCTGGATTCGGGGCAAACTATTCAATCGCCCGCGGCCGCACTAGCGGCGACGGGTCACGAACAACGCACCCAGCGCCAACAACACGAGGGATGCCGGCTCCGGAATCACGTTCGCACCCATGATGAGCTTGTAGGCCCAATCCTCGGTGTGCGGAGCTCCGGACGGGGTAAGACCGTCGAAGACGGTCGGGTTGCCCGGCAGGTTGCCATCGTTGTAACCGCTGATACCGATGTAGTAGCGGCCCGGACCCGGCAGGTCCACCTGGATCGACGGCATGAAGCCAATGTTGTTGTCATCATCCGCAGCGTAAATCGTGCCTGCGGCGTCGATGACCATCAACTGGCCGTCAGTCAGGTTCGAGCTCATCGGCAAGGCATAGGCCGCGGCGACGAGGTGCGCCGGGCCTGCGATGTCGAAGGCATACCAATCGACGTCACCGGGGCTGAGGTAGCCATCGATGAGCAACGAACCACCGGGAATCATAAACTGGCCAACGTAGTTGTTGGCGTTGGCGCTGGGGACGTTGTCGTTCGGTTCGACCTCGTTCCAGACGCCGCCGATCTGCGCTAACGCCGTGCCGGTACACAGCGTCAACCCGCAGAGCAGCGTAATGCCTTTCCTGAGCTTCATAGTTCCTCCTTCAATTACCGGACGACCCATGCCGTCCGCAGTTTCGGATGACCCAGCCAGGAACTCGGCGCAGCCCGAACGCCGCATATGCCGGTTCCTTGCACCAAAAATTGATGCGGAACTCCGCCGTAGACGTGTAACAACGGAGCGCAACTCTTTCCCGATAACAGAAGCTTACCGGTCTCGGTGGGCCGACACAACCCGAAACCTCGGTACGATCCCCGAAATCGTGCCCAAAGCGCGCAATAACGCTGTTCTGATGCAGAAAATGGTGTCTTTTA from Phycisphaerales bacterium encodes the following:
- a CDS encoding PEP-CTERM sorting domain-containing protein, whose protein sequence is MKHFWRGTAICSMALLVSPALAQIGGVWNEVEPNDSVATADANNYVGQFMIPGGSLLIDGYLSPGDVDWYAFDIEGPAHVVAAAYALPMSTTSTDGQMMIIDAAGNIYAFDDDSNIGFMPSIQTDLPGPGRYYLGISGYNDAGVARVTPTVFDGIDDDTDLPHTEDWAYKIIIGANVIPEPSALVLLALGGIFAVRRR
- a CDS encoding pre-peptidase C-terminal domain-containing protein, with product MKLRKGITLLCGLTLCTGTALAQIGGVWNEVEPNDNVPSANANNYVGQFMIPGGSLLIDGYLSPGDVDWYAFDIAGPAHLVAAAYALPMSSNLTDGQLMVIDAAGTIYAADDDNNIGFMPSIQVDLPGPGRYYIGISGYNDGNLPGNPTVFDGLTPSGAPHTEDWAYKLIMGANVIPEPASLVLLALGALFVTRRR